CGTTCTTTAGTCGCCACCGGTATTCAGCTGAACCACATCGGGCTCGCTACAGCAACCAGTCGAAGAACCTGCTTGTGGCAGAGCGACACCGGAACTGTTTTCAGTGGCTCCCACAATGTACGGCGCCGCTGTTTTGGAATGGTCGTGGCCGTTGTAGACGCCGAAGTCGTTAAACAGAAACTTCTTCGCGATACGGTAGTACCAATTGCGTTCCGGAATTTCATGCCCCGGATGGTACTGCGACGTGCGCGGCAGCATCGACTTCAATTCCTGCAGCGCGGTGCCTCGCGCGGTAGAATCCTTCGCGCTGTGCTTTTCGACTACCTGCTGCAGTAACTCGGGACGTTCCAGCACAATACAGCCGCGAGTTGTTTCCTGCGCCAGTTGACGGAAATCAGATAGGTACTCTGACTGAGTAAACTTATCGACCAGCGAACGATCGTCGTCATCTGACGAATGAATGCTTTCCTTCGAAAATTGAACGATTGGACACGGTTCAATATCGCCCCATGGATTGATGTGATGACTGATGCCATTGGCGGCCGGGCACAGAGCCTGCCCGTCGCCATCGTAGTAGGCGTCGATAATGATGATGGGTTTTTTCGCTCGCATTTCGACCACGAACTCACGAGCACGCCGCTGCTGTTCGGGTGTCAGGCATAGTTCCGGCATCGCGTCCGGCCCCATCGGTCGGTAGACGTGGAACCATGTGTAGAGAACTCCCATTTCGATCAGCCGATCCACCCACTGTTCCGTCAGCAGGTCGTCAATGTTCGTCTTGCAAAGGCTGGTGCAGACGCCCGTCATCACGTTGGCTTTCAGGCAGTTTTCAATGCCCGCCAGAGTCTTGTTGTAAACATCCGATCGCCCACGACGCTGGTCACTGATGATTTCGTTGCCTTCGACACTGATCAGCGGCGTGACGTTGCCGAGTTCCACCAGTCGCTTGGCTTTTTCTTCCGTGATGAATTGACCGTTGGTGAAGATTTGAAAATAGCAGTCGGGATGAGCGGCAAGAATGTCGAACAGTTCCGGATGCATGAACGGTTCGCCGCCCACAATTCCAAAAAACGTATTGCCCGCTTGTTTGGCTTCCGTGATGAGTTTATTCATCGCCGTCAGGTCGATCGTTTGCTGCTTGGCCGCGACGTCGACCCAGCAACCCTGACAGCGCAGGTTACAACTGTTGATGATGGACACGTACAGGAACGGTGGAAAGAACTGTCCCTGCTTCATTCGCTTGCGATGAGCCAGCACCGATCGAGTGCCCTTCACGCCCATGTTCCAGAACAGCTTCCACAAGAGCCGCTTGTTGGTTTCCAGCAGCATGCGTTTGGCCATGCGCAGTGTGTACATTTTGAAAAAACTTCCGCTGTGTAAGGTGTCTTGGTGGAAGGAGTCGTTGGAAGGCGATGTCCGGCGACGGTAAGCTGCGTGCGTCGAATGACCTGGAACGCATTATTCACGGCGACGAGCGAAATTCCCACCAGCAAGGCCTCATTTTGCGGCGACTGGTCGGGAGTCACTTCTTTCTTCGCCGAAGTTTCCCTTACGAGCCACCTACATGAAACCTACCACCCGCCTTCTGCTGATTGTTTTTCTCGCCGTTCTACCGATCGGTTCTTCCCACGCCCAATCGGTTCAGGAGCAGGCACACGCCGCTGGTATCCCTGAAGCTTCGCCAGCGGATGTGGGAATGAATGCTGAACGGCTGGCGGTGATCGACGACGTTGTGGCCGAAGGTTTGGACCGCAACAAGATGCCTGGTTGCGTGGTGCTGGTCGGTCACAAGGGCCGCATCGTGTTTCACAAAGCTTACGGCTATCGCCAATTGGTACCCGAAAAGCAGCCCATGGAACTCGACACCGTGTTCGACATGGCGTCCCTGACCAAACCGGTCGCGACAGCCACATCTGTGATGCTGCTGGTAGAAGCAGGCAAGATTGATTTGCAGGCACCGGTGGCGAAGTACATTCCGGAATTCGGCGCAAATGGAAAGCAGGACATCACCGTCAAGCAGTTGCTGACTCATTCCGGCGGACTGATTCCCGATAATTCCATCAAGGATTACGCCGACGGTTCTGAAGTTGCCTTCGAGAAAATTCATGCTTTGAAGCCGTACATTGAACCCGGTACGAGGTTCGTCTACACCGACGTCGGCTTCATTGTGTTGGCCGAATTGGTCGAACGTCTGAGCGGAAAGAATGTTCACGAGTTTTCGCAGCAGAAGATCTTCGGCCCACTTAAAATGACGGAAACGGGCTACCTCCCGTCTGACGATCTCAAGCCGCGAGCGGCCGTGACTCAGGAACGCGACGGCCAGCCAATGAGAGGCGATGTCCACGATCCTCGCGCGTTCGCGCTGGGCGGAATCGCGGGGCACGCCGGGCTGTTTTCGACGGCAAAGGATCTCAGTCGTTATGCTCAGATGCTGATCAACGGCGGTTCGCTCGACGGTGTAGCGGTGATGAAGCCGGAAACCGTGAAGCAGATGACCGATCCGGTTGAAGTATCATCGGGGCTGCGAACGCTGGGTTGGGACATGCGAAGTCCGTATTCGTCGAATCGAGGCGACTTTTTCACCAAGGCGGCATTCGGCCACGGTGGATTCACTGGCACGGCGATGTGGATCGATCCACCGCAGGAACTGTTCGTGATCTTTTTAAGTAACCGAGTTCACCCGGACGGCAAAGGATCGGTGAACGCATTGGCTGGACGTATCGGCACAATCGCGGGAGCGGCAATCGCGGACTGATCACCGGTCAGTCAGCCAATTGCCGCCGCAAGAAAAAAAAAATGCCACCGCAGTAAACTGCGGTGGCAAATTCCAACGTGTGCTTTCAGCCGTACATGGATCATTCGGGCACGGCAAGGCACATAGCGATGGCTAGCGAGTACCGGCCGGGTACGAGGTCGATTCGTGTTGCGTAGACGGCGTGGTCCTGTTCGTCGACGTATTCACCACGGTCTTTCAGCGTAGGCAAGATTGTTTCCCAGTGGTCCGACATGGAACTCATCGCCTTGCCATCGTCATCTCGTACGCGACCGTGCTTGCTGTTGATCTGGATCAGAATGCGGCATTCATTGTCCAGCACAAACAAGCGTCCCGGCGAACGCACTCGTTCCCGCAACAGAGTTTCGATCAGCCGTTCCAGGCACGCTTCAATCATCACGAAGCCAAACAATTCTTCAGACTTCGCGTCGAAGATTGGGACGGCCGCGGCAAGCCGGTTGCCGCCATGGCCATCGGCGGGGCGACGACGATCGTCCGGACATTCTGAAGACAACGCTACGTGTACTTCGTCCGGATGACCGCTTAGTGCTTTCTCCATGCAGGTCGTCAGCGGGCCGGATCCCAAGCGACTGGCCGGAATCGAACGGATGTTGTACGCATCTGTTCGATGCCGCTCCATCCGGACCAATTCCTGAAACTTCCCGTCGCTAACCTTCGCGAACGACACAGAACCGAAGTCGCAATTTGTCTTTAGCAGCCCGCCGAAAATGACGCCAAGTCGTTCACGCCAGACGGTCAAATCTTCGGGAGGATCGTTCTGAGCAGCATTGATGAGTCCCTGGATCGGTGGCAGGCTGGACATAAACCGCACGTTACGTTCCAGATCGCGCACAGCTCCCTGCATGGCCGTACGCAATTCGCGGCCTTCTCCTCGGCTGTTGGCATAAGCTTGTCGTCGGTTGCTGCGACCTGCCATCCAACGCTGCACCGAATCGGCCACTTCGGTGGCCGATTGATAGCGGGAATGTCGCTTCGGGTGCATCGCTTTCTGACAGATGTTCGCCAAATCAGACGGGACTCCGGGCAGGTAGTCGCGGACTCGTGGCGAAGGACGTTGAGCCACGCTTTCCAGAAGCTCTGGAATCGGAACGGCAGACCCTTCTTTGACACTACTGTTTTGATGAGGCGCCGACCCTGTCAGCATCGCAAACAAGATGGCTCCTAATCCATACACGTCCGTACGGTAATCGACCATGTCCAGTTGCCCGGATGCCTGCTCGGGAGCCATATACAGCGGCGTGCCGATAAATTCGCCTGCCATCGTTTGGCCGAAGCCACTGTCTGACAGTGGTGAATCGCCGGACAGAATGCTTTCGGATTCGAATTCGTCCGAAATCTTGGCGAGTCCCCAGTCCAGCACAATCACCTGACCAAAGTTATCCAGCGCCACATTTTCGGGTTTCAGGTCACGATGGATAACACCGCGCGAATGAGCGTAGGCGATTGCCTGGCAAATTCCGATGAAGGCCGATAGCAAGCGATGCAGATCCATCGTCACGTCTTCGCCCATCTCGCGGCGATCGTGATACTCTTCGATGGCCTCAACAAGTGTCCGCTTGCCAACGAATCGCATTGCGTAAAACGGCTGGCCGTGTTCGGCATCGTGGCCGAACTGATACATCGGCACGATGTTCGGATGTTCCAGGTGGCCGGTGATTTCAGCTTCGCGATGAAAACGCTGCCAGGCGCGAGGATGTTCAGCGGCGGCAGCGTTCATTTCTTTGATGGCGACGGTGCGTTTAAGCTTTTCATCGCGAGCCAGCCAAACTGTTCCCAACCCGCCTTCGCCCAACTTACGAATCAGCGAAAAACGGCTCGACATTTTGCGCAGGTCGCCTTCTTTCGGCGACAGGATATCGGCGGGATCGGTGGCCGCACGACGTTTTTCTTCGGCAACGCCCATACCATGGACCGGCGTGTCGGTTCGATCGGGAACCATGGTGGCGCTTAGTTGCATCTGACTCAACCTTGCGCTTTCCTTTCGCAGTTTTTGCTTTAGCTTCGATTTGGCGACTGCGGATAGCCCTGCCGTCACAGATGTGTCGCCCTGCAGTGTTTTTTCTGCAACATCGGACAGCGAATCCTGGATCAGTTTTGACAGGCGCGCGAAGTTTCGACACTTGGCGTCGCCTGCAAGGCGTTCGTCGACAGCCTTCTGATCGGTGGAATCGAGATGCCCGGAAAGCGAACGCGAAATCAATTCGGAAACACTTTTGTCATTGAGCATGAGACGGAATCTCCTCGCCAGCGTCAGCAAACCATCTCGACCCAACGCACTTGGCCAGCGCTAGTCGAGCTCGATGCAACCGTACCCACAGATTTGTGGCTGTGATGCCCAGTTCTGAACAAATTTCGTCGGTTTCCATTTCTTCCATCACGCTCAACACAAACACGTCCGCCTGACTTTTGGGGATGTTTTCAAGACAACCCTGCACAACCTCCCGAAGTTCGCTGGATTCGACGCCATCCACAGGCGTTGCGGCCGCAAACGCATCGGCCTTCCAGCGGCCTTGTTGATCGAATAGCTGTGCTGAAGGATCGTTCGTGTCTTCGTAGGAACTGTCTCGATCGTAGCGGTTTCGCATCCGCACGTAGTCCACGATTTTGCGTTTCAAAATGCCCAGCAACCACGCTCGTTCCGCGCCTTCGCCGGTAAAACGATCCTGAAAGCGGATACCCGCAAGAAATGTTTCCTGTACGACTTCTTCCGCTGCAGCAACGTGGCGCAGTCGGGATAGCGCGTAGCGGTATAGATAGTCTCCGTATTCGTCGACCCAGCGGTCCGGATCGACGGGTGAGTTATGCGGCGGATCCAAGAATACTCTCCCGAGCAAACGGCTGAACTGCGAGTTTCATGCTGAACTATGTGTTTGTATACGCCACCTGCCGCCTCGGCTGCAGGTACGACGCATTGTACACGTCGAAACTTACACTGCGATTGTAGACAACACACAATCAAACGATAGCGACGTGCCAAAAGCAATCGTCGTGCTTTTGTAGAAAACAACGACATCAGTGTTGCGGCGCGCGGCGCAATCCTTAACCTTCCCGCCCACATACCTTCCACCCTTGCCATCCAGTTGAGTTTGAGACCGATCCCATGGACGTTGTGTTGGAAGAAAAGCATTCGCATGCTGGTTTATCAAACGAAAACGAACCACCGCTACTGGGAACGGCTGAGCTGCTGCTCGCGACAGATTTTTCTGAACTGGTCGCTGAAGTGCGGCAATTGCAGCGAAGGCGTATACGGATGGTCAGCATCCGGCGGCAACGAGCCTGCCGCATCGGCTTACCAAACTTGAAGATGGTTTTGGAAGACGCCGGCCTGCAGATCTGCACGGTTGGCTTTGCGGGCGGGTTTACCGGCACTTTAGGTCGTGGATACCGTCAGGCAGTCGACGATACTCGGCGAGCTCTCGACTTTGCAGCAGCTTTGAACGCACGCGGTGTCGTGGTAATGTCCGGTAGTCGAGGCAATCATACGTACAATCACGCTGCTCGCACAATTCGCGACGGCCTGTTCGATTGTCTGGACGATGCGTTGCGGCTGCGGATCGATATGCTGGTCCCACTGACAACAATGTTTGGCAAACAGACGGACGTGTTTGAGCCCCGATGCGATTCGATGCTGGACTGGATCGATGAGTTCGACAATCATCGGATTAAAGGTATGATGATGCTGCGGCGCCGTTCGCCGTTAAAAGGATTACCTGCCTGCTGGGAACGCTGCCTTCGCTCTGGTGGTGCACTCCGCATTGGCCGTCGCTGTCGCAGAACTCTGGGCAGTCACAACGTGGTTGCCGAAATCGCGTTGCGACTCAGAGACGTGGCGGTTCCAGTCTCTTAGTCTTCTGATTCACACCAAAGCGACGTGCGATGCCGTTCGAATACGAAAAAGTGAAGGACATTCTGGTCTGTCCCAAAACTCGCTGCGACCTGGTCCACGACGGGGATTGCCTTGTCAGTACCGATCCGGAGACTCGGCTGAAGTATCCCATTGTGGACGACATTCCTCGACTTCTTGCTGACGAAGCGACCGAATTGCCCACCGACGAATGGACGGCCGTCATGCAGCGCCACAACGTCGCAGTCAATAGTTAGCGGCTGCAGGACTCGGCACAGCTTGCTCAAATCGCCGCCCCATTACGGTTCCGGCCTCGAGCAGCAATAATCAGGGGCTGGGCGTCGCCATCCCTCGAAGCCGTCAATCCTCAGCACGGCTGCCATCGCCGCACATTTTGACGATTTTCGGGTCAAAGCGCGCGACCATTTCGACCAGATCCTGCTGCTCGGCCATCACGCTTTCGATGTTTTTGTACACGCCAGGAACTTCGTCGGCCCCAGCAGAAAGTACTCGCACGCCGCGTTTTTCGAGCGTCTTCTGGACAGACTTGAAGTTGTACTTGTCCTTCGCCTTTTTCCGCGACATCGCCCGACCGGCGCCATGAGCCGCGGACATGAGGCTTTCCGGGTGGCCTTTTCCTCGGACGACAAACGCAGGATCTGCCATTGAACCGGGGATCACCCCCAGCACGCCTTTGCCCGCGGGCGTCGCGCCTTTGCGATGCACGATCACGTCCTTGCCGTCGTGCTGTTCCTTCCAGGCGAAATTATGGTGGTTTTCGACGTCGATCACGACTCGAGCACCAAGCAGTTTGGTCACCAGCCGATGAATCACGTCGTGATTTGCGGCTGCGTAATCGCCCATCAAATTCATCGCAGCCCAGTAGTCTCGACCTTCTTCAGAATCCATATCCAGCCACGCCAGACGACCCAGGTTAGCATACTTGCGGGGTAGTTTTCGGCGAGCGGCGTCGGAGTAGGTCGAACAAACGGCGGCTCCGGTCCCTCGACTTCCGCTGTGACTTAGCAGGGCCACATACTGACCGGGTTCCAAATCCCA
This DNA window, taken from Fuerstiella marisgermanici, encodes the following:
- a CDS encoding radical SAM protein — translated: MYTLRMAKRMLLETNKRLLWKLFWNMGVKGTRSVLAHRKRMKQGQFFPPFLYVSIINSCNLRCQGCWVDVAAKQQTIDLTAMNKLITEAKQAGNTFFGIVGGEPFMHPELFDILAAHPDCYFQIFTNGQFITEEKAKRLVELGNVTPLISVEGNEIISDQRRGRSDVYNKTLAGIENCLKANVMTGVCTSLCKTNIDDLLTEQWVDRLIEMGVLYTWFHVYRPMGPDAMPELCLTPEQQRRAREFVVEMRAKKPIIIIDAYYDGDGQALCPAANGISHHINPWGDIEPCPIVQFSKESIHSSDDDDRSLVDKFTQSEYLSDFRQLAQETTRGCIVLERPELLQQVVEKHSAKDSTARGTALQELKSMLPRTSQYHPGHEIPERNWYYRIAKKFLFNDFGVYNGHDHSKTAAPYIVGATENSSGVALPQAGSSTGCCSEPDVVQLNTGGD
- a CDS encoding serine hydrolase domain-containing protein, yielding MKPTTRLLLIVFLAVLPIGSSHAQSVQEQAHAAGIPEASPADVGMNAERLAVIDDVVAEGLDRNKMPGCVVLVGHKGRIVFHKAYGYRQLVPEKQPMELDTVFDMASLTKPVATATSVMLLVEAGKIDLQAPVAKYIPEFGANGKQDITVKQLLTHSGGLIPDNSIKDYADGSEVAFEKIHALKPYIEPGTRFVYTDVGFIVLAELVERLSGKNVHEFSQQKIFGPLKMTETGYLPSDDLKPRAAVTQERDGQPMRGDVHDPRAFALGGIAGHAGLFSTAKDLSRYAQMLINGGSLDGVAVMKPETVKQMTDPVEVSSGLRTLGWDMRSPYSSNRGDFFTKAAFGHGGFTGTAMWIDPPQELFVIFLSNRVHPDGKGSVNALAGRIGTIAGAAIAD
- a CDS encoding serine/threonine-protein kinase gives rise to the protein MLNDKSVSELISRSLSGHLDSTDQKAVDERLAGDAKCRNFARLSKLIQDSLSDVAEKTLQGDTSVTAGLSAVAKSKLKQKLRKESARLSQMQLSATMVPDRTDTPVHGMGVAEEKRRAATDPADILSPKEGDLRKMSSRFSLIRKLGEGGLGTVWLARDEKLKRTVAIKEMNAAAAEHPRAWQRFHREAEITGHLEHPNIVPMYQFGHDAEHGQPFYAMRFVGKRTLVEAIEEYHDRREMGEDVTMDLHRLLSAFIGICQAIAYAHSRGVIHRDLKPENVALDNFGQVIVLDWGLAKISDEFESESILSGDSPLSDSGFGQTMAGEFIGTPLYMAPEQASGQLDMVDYRTDVYGLGAILFAMLTGSAPHQNSSVKEGSAVPIPELLESVAQRPSPRVRDYLPGVPSDLANICQKAMHPKRHSRYQSATEVADSVQRWMAGRSNRRQAYANSRGEGRELRTAMQGAVRDLERNVRFMSSLPPIQGLINAAQNDPPEDLTVWRERLGVIFGGLLKTNCDFGSVSFAKVSDGKFQELVRMERHRTDAYNIRSIPASRLGSGPLTTCMEKALSGHPDEVHVALSSECPDDRRRPADGHGGNRLAAAVPIFDAKSEELFGFVMIEACLERLIETLLRERVRSPGRLFVLDNECRILIQINSKHGRVRDDDGKAMSSMSDHWETILPTLKDRGEYVDEQDHAVYATRIDLVPGRYSLAIAMCLAVPE
- a CDS encoding sigma-70 family RNA polymerase sigma factor; the protein is MDPPHNSPVDPDRWVDEYGDYLYRYALSRLRHVAAAEEVVQETFLAGIRFQDRFTGEGAERAWLLGILKRKIVDYVRMRNRYDRDSSYEDTNDPSAQLFDQQGRWKADAFAAATPVDGVESSELREVVQGCLENIPKSQADVFVLSVMEEMETDEICSELGITATNLWVRLHRARLALAKCVGSRWFADAGEEIPSHAQ
- a CDS encoding TIM barrel protein translates to MDVVLEEKHSHAGLSNENEPPLLGTAELLLATDFSELVAEVRQLQRRRIRMVSIRRQRACRIGLPNLKMVLEDAGLQICTVGFAGGFTGTLGRGYRQAVDDTRRALDFAAALNARGVVVMSGSRGNHTYNHAARTIRDGLFDCLDDALRLRIDMLVPLTTMFGKQTDVFEPRCDSMLDWIDEFDNHRIKGMMMLRRRSPLKGLPACWERCLRSGGALRIGRRCRRTLGSHNVVAEIALRLRDVAVPVS
- a CDS encoding Trm112 family protein; the encoded protein is MPFEYEKVKDILVCPKTRCDLVHDGDCLVSTDPETRLKYPIVDDIPRLLADEATELPTDEWTAVMQRHNVAVNS
- a CDS encoding RtcB family protein; translated protein: MNVRQLEKLGIPRYSAKHAIAAVQQLAAQKELSKSQIKARIQQVAEDPKLFVGDIVLGALAEDLLSDVEDTPHEAISYRTWGSDIDEGAFRQMEDACQIPNAVGAALMPDAHIGYGLPIGGVLGLDNAVVPYAVGVDIACRMKMSVLDMPVESMSKSFDHYRNALENGTRFGVGVGHEKPQDHPVLDADWSVTRITRESKDRARRQLGTSGSGNHFVEFGVFTLTDKAPEWDLEPGQYVALLSHSGSRGTGAAVCSTYSDAARRKLPRKYANLGRLAWLDMDSEEGRDYWAAMNLMGDYAAANHDVIHRLVTKLLGARVVIDVENHHNFAWKEQHDGKDVIVHRKGATPAGKGVLGVIPGSMADPAFVVRGKGHPESLMSAAHGAGRAMSRKKAKDKYNFKSVQKTLEKRGVRVLSAGADEVPGVYKNIESVMAEQQDLVEMVARFDPKIVKMCGDGSRAED